A window of Rufibacter sp. LB8 contains these coding sequences:
- a CDS encoding glycoside hydrolase family 25 protein, translating into MAARNPSPRPRKPAVRKKTAGDQIAFRPILAGIVGFVLLCLAIEYYKEGGRLAFLRHKVEQATNSNSIKAFKPEGYEVTGVDVSHHQRSIDWKLVKKQKISFAFIKATEGITHEDRFFSKHWKQAKQHDVLRGAYHFFLPSRDAEEQARNFLKKVKLEPGDLPPVLDVEVTNHQSDEEIVAGVQLWLDAVEAEYDIKPIIYTNYAFYEKHLAGHFDDYPLWVAHYSPEKSHQLGNRKWVFWQHTETGKLKGVKGNLDLNVFNGTLEDLYNMCYEPEAR; encoded by the coding sequence GTGGCCGCCAGAAATCCTTCCCCTAGACCCAGAAAACCCGCCGTCAGAAAAAAAACAGCCGGTGACCAGATTGCCTTCCGGCCAATTCTGGCGGGCATTGTCGGGTTTGTGTTGCTGTGCCTGGCCATTGAGTATTACAAGGAAGGCGGAAGGCTGGCCTTTCTGAGGCATAAAGTGGAGCAGGCCACCAACAGCAATTCCATCAAGGCGTTTAAACCCGAAGGCTATGAAGTGACAGGGGTAGACGTGTCTCACCACCAGCGGTCCATTGATTGGAAACTGGTGAAGAAGCAAAAGATTTCCTTCGCGTTCATTAAAGCCACCGAAGGCATCACGCACGAGGACCGCTTTTTCAGCAAACATTGGAAACAGGCCAAGCAGCATGATGTGCTCCGCGGCGCCTACCATTTCTTTTTGCCCTCCAGAGACGCCGAAGAACAGGCTAGGAACTTCCTGAAGAAAGTAAAATTGGAGCCCGGCGATTTGCCGCCCGTATTGGATGTGGAAGTGACCAATCACCAGTCAGACGAAGAAATTGTGGCCGGCGTGCAGCTGTGGCTTGATGCCGTGGAAGCGGAATATGACATAAAACCCATCATCTACACCAACTACGCCTTCTACGAGAAGCACCTGGCCGGCCATTTTGACGATTACCCGCTCTGGGTGGCCCATTACAGCCCCGAGAAAAGCCACCAACTTGGCAACCGCAAATGGGTGTTCTGGCAACACACAGAAACCGGCAAGCTGAAAGGCGTGAAAGGTAATTTGGATCTGAATGTGTTCAACGGCACCCTGGAAGACCTTTACAACATGTGCTATGAACCTGAGGCCCGGTAA